Genomic segment of Polycladomyces abyssicola:
CCGCTCCACCGCCAATCGCACCGGAGAGGCCCGGACTTTTTCCGGATTGAAGCAGAACAACGATGATCAATGCGATACTCACGATCGCCAACAGAATCTTTGCTGCGATTTCCACACCGATCTACCTCCCGAGTCTCACTGGGGATACTGTACCACATCGGACGCGGGTTTTCAATAAAGGTGAGTGGGAAAAAAAGACACGTACCAAATGAAGAAAACCCATAGCGCGCGGATTGGGAAGTCCCACTAGTTGGTGATGGAGTTTTCCACATCCGCACCTCTTCAGGACGGTGACCCCGTCCCATCAAGGAAGCACGTCTGCAATGGATCCGGATACAGTAACACCTGGGGCCATTTGTAGTTTATGTTCGGCAGCAAAAAACCGCCGGCGTCAGTGCCGGCGGCAGGTGAAACAATGCTATTATCCGCGCAGGTTGTAGAACGCGGTTTTGCCCGGATATTGCGCCGTTTCGGCCAGTTCATCCTCGATACGCAGGAGCTGGTTGTATTTGGCCACGCGGTCGGTACGGGACGGTGCTCCTGTCTTGATTTGACCAGCACCCGTCGCCACGGCGATATCGGCAATGGTGGTGTCTTCCGACTCGCCGGAGCGGTGGGAAATGACCGCGGTGTAACCGGCGCGTTTCGCCATTTCGATGGCATCGAACGTTTCAGTCAAGGTGCCGATTTGGTTCACTTTGATCAGGATGGAGTTGCCCACGCCTTTTTCAATACCTTGGGCAAGGCGCTGGGTGTTGGTGACGAACAGGTCGTCGCCCACCAGCTGAACTTTGCCGCCCAGACGCTCGGTCAGTTGTTTCCAACCATCCCAATCGTCTTCGGACAAGCCGTCTTCGATGGAGACAACCGGGTATTTGGAAACCAGTTCCTCATAGAAGGCGATCATTTCCTCGGAGGAGCGGGTGACGCCTTCGCCTTCCAAATGATATTTTCCATCTTTGTACAGCTCGGTCGCGGCCACATCGAGAGCGAGCAGGACATCTTCACCCGGCTTGTAACCGGCCCGTTCGATCGCTGCGACAATGGTTTGCAATGCTTCCTCGTTGGAAGACAGGTTAGGCGCGAAGCCCCCTTCGTCACCGACGGAAGTGGCGAGGCCTTTCTCTTTCAATACAGCCTTCAGGTTGTGGAAGATTTCGGCCCCCATGCGCAAACCTTCACGGAAGGAGGGCGCTCCCACCGGCATGATCATAAACTCCTGAATGTCCACGTTGTTGTCAGCGTGTTTTCCGCCATTCAGGATGTTCATCATCGGAACGGGCAGTGTTTTGGCGTTGAATCCGCCCAGATAGTTGTACAACGGAACACCCAGTGCTTCTGCAGCCGCACGCGCCACGGCCATGGAGACACCCAGGATGGCGTTGGCACCCAGCTTCCCTTTGTTGGGCGTACCGTCCAGCTCAATCAGGTGTTTGTCGATGCCCACTTGGTCGGTAGCGTCCCAACCTTCCAGTTCAGGAGCGATGATTTCGTTCACGTGTTGCACAGCTTTCAGGACACCTTTGCCGAGAAAGCGCTCTTTGTCACCATCCCGCAATTCCACAGCCTCATAAGCACCGGTGGATGCACCGGACGGCACAATCGCACGGCCCACATCGCCCGATTCCAACACCACTTCCACTTCGACGGTCGGATTGCCTCGGGAGTCCAGCACTTCCCGCGCGTATACGTCCACGATTCTCGTCATGTTTCGTCTTCCTCCTTGAATAGATGCATTGGCTTTTATGATTCAATCATCGAGCGTCCGGTCATTTCTTCCGGTTGTTCGATGCCCAACAGATGCAGCAAAGTCGGCGCGATATCCGCCAAAATCCCCTCTTGGCGCAGTTTCACGTTTTTGTCCGTGACGATAAACGGTACCGGGTTGGTGGTATGGGATGTTACCGGTTTGTTGTCAGCCGTGAGCACCATGTCTGCGTTGCCATGGTCCGCCGTAATGACGGCCACACCACCTTGGGCCAGTACTGCCTCGACCACGCGGCCCAGGCATTCATCCACGGCTTCCACCGCACGGATCGTCGGCTCCAATTTGCCCGAGTGACCCACCATGTCCGGGTTGGCAAAGTTAAGGATGATGGCATCGTGTTTGCCGGCCTCGATCTCTTTGACCAAGGCGTCGGTCACTTCGTAAGCGCTCATCTCCGGCTTCAGGTCGTAGGTGGCCACTTTGGGTGAATGGATCAGGATCCGATCTTCACCCGGGAACGGCTCTTCCCGGCCACCGCTAAAGAAGAAAGTGACGTGCGGGTATTTCTCCGTTTCGGCGATCCGCAGTTGTTTCAACCCGTGTTCGGCCACCACTTCGCCGAATGTCCGCGTCAAATCCACCGTGGGGAAAGCAACTTCGCCATTGACCGTCTCGCTGTAATGGGTCATGCACACATAGTGCAATCCGTTCGGTCGTCCTTCTCCCCGGTCAAATCCGTCGAAGTCGTCACGGGTGAACGCCTGCGACAGCTGGATCGCGCGATCGGGCCGGAAGTTGAAGAAGATCATGGCATCGCCGTCCTGCACCCGAGCTACCGGAGTGCCGTCTTGGTCCGTGATCACGGTCGGAACGACGAACTCGTCATAGATCTCTTCCTGATACGACCGCTCCACAGCGGCTACCGGATCGGTATGTGTCGGTCCTTCCCCGTACACCATCGCACGGTAGGACTTCTCCACCCGATCCCACCGTTTGTCCCGATCCATGGCATAATACCGCCCTTGCACCGTAGCGATGCGGCCCACTCCTTTTTCCGCGATCACATCCTGTAGCTGTTTCAGGTAAGTGACGCCTGTATCCGGGCCTACATCGCGACCGTCAAGAAACGCGTGCACGACGACATTGTCCACGCCTTCCCGTTTGGCCAGCTCCAGCAGGGCAAACAAATGGTTGATGTGGGAATGGACGCCCCCGTCGGAAAGCAACCCCAGCAGGTGCAGTTGCGTGCCTTTTTCCTTCACATGGCGAACAGCGCTCAGCAACACGTCATTTTCAAAGAAAGAACCGTCTTCAATCGCTTTGGTGATCCGCGTCAAATCCTGGTATACAATTCGCCCGGCGCCGATGTTCAGATGGCCCACTTCGGAGTTGCCCATCTGACCGTCAGGCAGACCGACGGCTTCTCCACTCGCCCGAAGCGTCGCATGCGGATAGGTGGACCAATAACGGTCGAAGTTGGGCTTGTTCGCTTGTGCCACGGCATTACCATGCACTTCGTCGCGCAAGGCAAAGCCATCCAAAATGATGAGA
This window contains:
- the eno gene encoding phosphopyruvate hydratase encodes the protein MTRIVDVYAREVLDSRGNPTVEVEVVLESGDVGRAIVPSGASTGAYEAVELRDGDKERFLGKGVLKAVQHVNEIIAPELEGWDATDQVGIDKHLIELDGTPNKGKLGANAILGVSMAVARAAAEALGVPLYNYLGGFNAKTLPVPMMNILNGGKHADNNVDIQEFMIMPVGAPSFREGLRMGAEIFHNLKAVLKEKGLATSVGDEGGFAPNLSSNEEALQTIVAAIERAGYKPGEDVLLALDVAATELYKDGKYHLEGEGVTRSSEEMIAFYEELVSKYPVVSIEDGLSEDDWDGWKQLTERLGGKVQLVGDDLFVTNTQRLAQGIEKGVGNSILIKVNQIGTLTETFDAIEMAKRAGYTAVISHRSGESEDTTIADIAVATGAGQIKTGAPSRTDRVAKYNQLLRIEDELAETAQYPGKTAFYNLRG
- the gpmI gene encoding 2,3-bisphosphoglycerate-independent phosphoglycerate mutase, whose protein sequence is MSRRKPIALIILDGFALRDEVHGNAVAQANKPNFDRYWSTYPHATLRASGEAVGLPDGQMGNSEVGHLNIGAGRIVYQDLTRITKAIEDGSFFENDVLLSAVRHVKEKGTQLHLLGLLSDGGVHSHINHLFALLELAKREGVDNVVVHAFLDGRDVGPDTGVTYLKQLQDVIAEKGVGRIATVQGRYYAMDRDKRWDRVEKSYRAMVYGEGPTHTDPVAAVERSYQEEIYDEFVVPTVITDQDGTPVARVQDGDAMIFFNFRPDRAIQLSQAFTRDDFDGFDRGEGRPNGLHYVCMTHYSETVNGEVAFPTVDLTRTFGEVVAEHGLKQLRIAETEKYPHVTFFFSGGREEPFPGEDRILIHSPKVATYDLKPEMSAYEVTDALVKEIEAGKHDAIILNFANPDMVGHSGKLEPTIRAVEAVDECLGRVVEAVLAQGGVAVITADHGNADMVLTADNKPVTSHTTNPVPFIVTDKNVKLRQEGILADIAPTLLHLLGIEQPEEMTGRSMIES